The following coding sequences lie in one Verrucomicrobiia bacterium genomic window:
- a CDS encoding FAD-linked oxidase C-terminal domain-containing protein, with amino-acid sequence MTALQSKRLAELKRSLGPGELLTEETIRARYAGDKWFAAHTPDAVAIPQDAESVSRVLRFANKHGIPVTPRGAGYGYVGGCVPVRGGIVLSVERLNRIVEINPADFVVVTQPAVTTSALQSAVEKKGLYYPPDPASRKDSSIGGNIATNAGGPRCLKYGVTRDYVLGLEVVLADGTVVRVGGRTHKNKTGFEFARFFPGSEGMLGIITEATLKLIPLPPYRACLAVGFGSMRSAIRTLHAIFKSGFLPCALEVADEFTLSAAYKRTGSERLRGCRAHLIVELDGQMRSVRGEIRDLEMIVRKQQPLFVERGLGNRECEEVWQIRREFSYALRDTGLTKLNEDIVVPRGRLEDLFRFAAGLQARHQFPIACFGHAGDGNIHTNVMVDYTQPEAKERAEAALDELFQQVIAWGGSITGEHGIGLAKARWWPLAASPELRDLHHRVKNALDPKGILNPGKFL; translated from the coding sequence ATGACAGCGCTGCAATCGAAGCGACTGGCCGAACTGAAACGCAGTCTTGGCCCTGGCGAACTTTTGACGGAGGAGACGATTCGCGCGCGATACGCTGGGGACAAGTGGTTTGCAGCCCACACGCCGGACGCGGTTGCAATTCCGCAAGATGCAGAATCGGTTTCCCGGGTCCTCAGATTTGCGAATAAGCACGGCATCCCTGTGACGCCCCGCGGCGCGGGTTATGGTTACGTGGGCGGTTGCGTTCCCGTGCGCGGTGGCATTGTGCTTTCGGTCGAACGACTGAACCGGATTGTCGAGATCAATCCGGCGGACTTCGTGGTCGTCACCCAACCCGCCGTAACCACAAGCGCCCTGCAATCCGCGGTGGAAAAAAAGGGATTGTATTACCCGCCTGATCCAGCGAGCCGCAAGGATAGTTCCATCGGAGGCAACATCGCGACGAACGCGGGGGGACCGCGCTGCCTGAAATACGGTGTGACCCGGGATTACGTTCTGGGACTTGAAGTGGTGCTTGCCGATGGAACCGTTGTGCGTGTCGGCGGTCGAACGCACAAGAACAAGACCGGGTTTGAGTTCGCGCGCTTTTTTCCCGGTTCGGAAGGCATGCTCGGAATCATCACGGAGGCGACGCTCAAGCTTATTCCGCTTCCTCCGTATCGCGCGTGCCTTGCGGTTGGTTTCGGGTCAATGCGCAGCGCGATTCGGACGCTGCACGCGATTTTCAAGTCAGGGTTCCTGCCATGCGCACTCGAGGTTGCAGATGAGTTCACCTTGAGCGCCGCATACAAGCGGACAGGCAGCGAACGCCTTCGCGGCTGTCGCGCCCACCTCATCGTCGAACTCGACGGCCAGATGAGATCGGTGCGGGGTGAGATTCGTGACCTGGAAATGATTGTTCGCAAGCAGCAACCGTTGTTTGTCGAGCGCGGGCTCGGAAATCGCGAATGCGAGGAAGTATGGCAGATTCGGCGCGAGTTCTCCTACGCGTTGCGCGACACGGGGTTGACGAAGCTGAATGAGGACATCGTGGTGCCGCGCGGCCGGCTTGAAGACTTGTTTCGATTTGCCGCGGGCCTGCAGGCGCGGCACCAATTCCCGATCGCGTGTTTCGGTCATGCCGGCGACGGGAACATTCACACGAACGTCATGGTGGATTACACGCAGCCTGAAGCGAAGGAACGCGCCGAAGCGGCATTGGACGAATTATTTCAGCAGGTGATTGCATGGGGCGGATCGATCACGGGTGAGCATGGAATTGGCCTGGCCAAGGCGCGCTGGTGGCCGCTCGCTGCGTCGCCCGAGTTGCGCGATTTGCATCATCGGGTGAAGAACGCCTTGGATCCGAAAGGCATCCTGAATCCGGGGAAATTTCTTTGA
- a CDS encoding PIN domain-containing protein, protein MINLWTIRVLFLALCTTAGYAISQVRPELLHYGWAGALVGFGFGWLLIAIDEMLKGFSLRAFSSITFGLLLGNVVALLIDRSGLFDNSEDTTRWLIRLCLFLGFSYIGMILAMRSNKEDFSLIIPYVRFAPQNKPDNLLLLDTSVIIDGRIADLVEANFLEGTLVVPRFVLRELQQIADSPDPVKRARGRRGLEMLNRLQQNKRNELKIHESDFPEEKEVDAKLVRLARNLKAKLFTNDFNLGKIAELQSVNYVNLHEMSKSLRVTLLPGEVLSIRIVREGRDKGQGVGYLPDGTMVVVNHASELVGQQVDAQVQSSLQTGAGVIVFAEIRHAPAATGTTTT, encoded by the coding sequence ATGATCAACCTGTGGACCATACGCGTTCTCTTTCTCGCGCTGTGCACGACCGCGGGTTACGCCATCAGCCAGGTGCGTCCCGAACTGCTCCACTATGGATGGGCGGGGGCGCTGGTGGGATTTGGCTTCGGCTGGCTGCTGATCGCGATCGATGAAATGCTGAAAGGGTTTTCCCTGCGGGCGTTTTCTTCGATCACATTCGGCCTGCTGCTGGGCAACGTGGTCGCGCTGTTGATCGATCGTTCAGGATTGTTCGATAATTCCGAGGATACCACCCGCTGGCTGATCCGGCTCTGCCTGTTTCTCGGGTTCAGTTACATCGGCATGATCCTGGCGATGCGCAGCAACAAGGAGGATTTTTCGCTCATCATTCCCTACGTTCGCTTCGCGCCGCAGAACAAACCCGACAACCTGCTGTTGCTCGACACGAGTGTGATCATTGATGGACGGATTGCAGATCTCGTGGAGGCTAATTTTCTCGAAGGAACGCTGGTGGTGCCGAGGTTTGTGCTGCGGGAATTGCAGCAGATCGCCGATTCCCCCGACCCTGTGAAACGGGCCCGCGGCCGCCGCGGGCTGGAGATGTTGAACCGCCTGCAGCAGAACAAACGGAACGAATTGAAAATCCACGAGAGCGATTTTCCCGAGGAGAAGGAAGTGGATGCGAAACTTGTCCGGCTGGCGCGCAACTTGAAGGCGAAGTTGTTCACGAATGATTTTAATCTCGGCAAGATCGCGGAGCTGCAGTCGGTGAATTATGTGAACCTGCATGAGATGAGCAAATCGCTGCGCGTGACACTCCTGCCGGGCGAGGTGCTGAGCATTCGGATCGTGCGCGAGGGCCGCGACAAAGGCCAGGGCGTGGGTTATCTTCCAGACGGCACGATGGTAGTGGTGAATCACGCGTCGGAGCTCGTTGGACAGCAGGTCGATGCCCAGGTGCAGAGCAGCCTGCAAACGGGCGCCGGCGTCATCGTGTTCGCCGAAATCCGCCATGCGCCTGCAGCAACCGGCACGACGACAACCTAA
- a CDS encoding transposase — protein YANEFAFRWNTRHQTDGTRLKGFGQLIENKRLTYRQVSCVC, from the coding sequence ATACGCCAATGAATTCGCTTTCCGCTGGAACACCCGCCATCAAACCGATGGCACCCGCCTGAAAGGGTTTGGCCAGTTGATCGAAAACAAACGGCTCACCTACCGCCAGGTTTCCTGCGTTTGCTAA
- a CDS encoding PRC-barrel domain-containing protein has translation MLVIVRKTWWVVCLCFSLHQSVAGETTSSTNLPPLQRLNSVLRMSVETRDGQNVGSVRNIVLDVDRGIVGCVLVGPDGLLKGRKVRPVPPHLISTSTAKRGVAGLNIMPRDWNSAPVINASALNTPATAATLADLPRRFDAISKPSEGSQPAMQTLAATGRPAKSPPQGRLMLVTDLIGESVYGTDQNKLGEVIDVLAALDGEKSCFLLLSPGKRFKSNEHAYAIPLGRIAIDESGRLQLDAEPAQLSSARHFDPTVWRTGGVRKNEILQYPRTN, from the coding sequence ATGCTGGTGATCGTTCGGAAAACGTGGTGGGTCGTGTGCCTCTGCTTCAGCCTGCACCAGTCGGTTGCGGGTGAAACCACTTCCTCGACCAATCTCCCTCCGTTACAGCGGCTGAATTCCGTCCTCCGCATGTCCGTGGAAACCCGCGACGGTCAGAACGTTGGCAGCGTCAGAAACATTGTTCTGGATGTCGATCGCGGAATTGTCGGCTGCGTTCTCGTCGGGCCCGACGGTTTGCTTAAGGGCCGAAAAGTGCGTCCCGTTCCGCCGCATCTGATTTCCACATCTACCGCCAAGCGCGGTGTGGCAGGGTTGAATATCATGCCGCGCGATTGGAACAGCGCGCCCGTGATCAACGCAAGCGCCCTGAACACCCCTGCAACCGCGGCCACCCTCGCTGATTTGCCGCGACGTTTCGATGCCATTTCCAAGCCTTCGGAAGGAAGCCAGCCGGCAATGCAAACGCTGGCGGCCACGGGGCGCCCTGCAAAAAGCCCGCCCCAGGGCAGGCTGATGCTCGTAACAGATCTCATTGGTGAATCGGTCTACGGAACCGATCAGAACAAGCTCGGCGAGGTGATCGATGTTCTTGCAGCGCTCGATGGGGAAAAATCGTGTTTCCTGCTGCTGTCACCTGGAAAGCGTTTCAAGTCGAATGAACACGCCTACGCAATTCCGCTGGGCCGAATCGCGATCGACGAATCCGGGCGATTGCAGCTCGACGCGGAGCCCGCTCAACTCTCGTCGGCCCGCCATTTCGATCCCACCGTGTGGCGAACCGGCGGGGTGCGAAAGAATGAGATTCTGCAATATCCTCGGACGAATTAA
- a CDS encoding discoidin domain-containing protein, with protein MKILALFILSASLAACTAAESLALQGEWRFELDQNDRGLSERWFNRALPERIQLPGVLQAQGFGDEINIQTPWILSLYDRLWYLRKDYWAHTNAGSVKVPFVCQPPRHYVGAAWYQREIEIPADWQGRRLMLHLERPRWESRVWINGQIAGTNNSLCAPHEFVLGVVNAPHSLVQTGRNILTVRVDNRMLLPYRPDAHAVSDSLNSTWNGIVGTMELQSTPSVWIDDLQLFPDAATGTVRVRVQIGNATTNTEKVFVSLNFIPAMASSGGKATLREMACEPGITTLEAQVQNAYPLKLWDEFDPALFEFTASIRKAETNASASRLFHARRVKFGFREFKRDGARIVVNGRETHLRGTHHGGDFPLTGYPPTDIEYWRKLIRTCQEWGQNHMRFHSFCPPKAAFEAADELGFYLQPEPGMWNTIDPNSPMERMLYLETERMLKAYGNHPSFVMFAASNEPKGRWRQVLPQWAAHFRTNDARRLYTTGTGFTDADAPGPMEMVDFTTTQRFGPRQVRRESGWFGRDYSGSLRGVNVPVIVHENGQWCAYPDFRVIEKFTGYMRPGNFEIFRDSAAANGVVEMNRQFAHASGRFQLACYKEEIEANLRTRGLSGFQLLDLHDYVGQGTALVGLLDPFWEPKGYATAQEFRRFCSETVPLARLHKRVFTSAENLQAELELAHFGANALTNQDVNWSIRDHTGKPVASGRLDTKTFPIGRSLLGRISVGLSNFPAPAAYQLSVTLPGARTQNHTVADAENGWNLWLYPTQDHNPVPRDVLATSSWAEAEKKLEAGGKVLFLPRNTDLDWSSPPLDDVPIFWNRLMNPGWSRMLGIWCNTNHPALARFPTDSHCDWQWTQIMRGVRPVSLAKLPRDLKPIVQAIDDWNRNWKLGAIFECRVGSGRLMVSAFDLTHDLPNRPVARQLCRSLLDYMGTDEFNPKVSVSAAAFRGTLFNTRIMRQVGASASGAGNVNQAIDGDPNTAWVIGGTGRNAATNRHPHTLTIEFPEVVSMAGFVIMPRQNDRDHLGDVREFRLETSDDGQQWTELHRGALPSTWEPHRIEWDRAVSARRLRFVAVSGYGSDPSAALGEFAILREGERFADDAGNMEFRRSRSTSTDVDEGN; from the coding sequence ATGAAGATCCTTGCGCTGTTCATTTTGTCAGCCAGCCTTGCCGCCTGCACCGCCGCGGAGTCGCTGGCGCTCCAGGGAGAGTGGCGTTTTGAACTCGATCAAAACGATCGCGGCCTTTCAGAACGCTGGTTCAACCGGGCGCTGCCGGAGCGGATTCAACTTCCGGGAGTGCTTCAGGCCCAGGGTTTCGGTGATGAAATCAACATTCAAACGCCTTGGATCCTCTCCCTTTACGATCGCCTCTGGTACCTCCGCAAAGATTATTGGGCGCACACAAATGCGGGCAGCGTAAAGGTCCCATTCGTTTGTCAGCCGCCACGGCACTATGTCGGCGCCGCCTGGTATCAACGTGAAATTGAAATCCCCGCCGATTGGCAGGGACGCCGCCTGATGCTGCACCTGGAACGTCCCCGCTGGGAATCCCGTGTGTGGATCAATGGACAGATCGCGGGCACGAATAATTCCCTTTGCGCGCCGCATGAGTTCGTCCTCGGAGTGGTGAACGCGCCCCACAGCCTCGTGCAAACGGGAAGGAACATTCTGACTGTGCGCGTCGATAACCGCATGCTGCTTCCGTATCGGCCCGATGCTCATGCGGTTTCCGATTCGTTGAACAGCACGTGGAACGGAATCGTGGGCACGATGGAACTGCAAAGCACCCCTTCGGTATGGATCGACGATCTCCAATTGTTTCCCGATGCCGCGACGGGAACCGTGCGCGTGCGCGTGCAGATTGGCAATGCCACAACCAATACGGAGAAAGTTTTCGTCTCGCTGAACTTCATTCCAGCAATGGCTTCAAGCGGCGGCAAAGCGACGCTGCGCGAAATGGCGTGCGAACCTGGCATCACAACCTTGGAAGCGCAGGTCCAGAACGCGTATCCGCTGAAGCTTTGGGATGAATTCGATCCCGCGTTATTCGAGTTCACAGCGTCGATCAGGAAGGCCGAAACAAACGCGAGCGCTTCGCGATTGTTCCATGCCCGCCGCGTGAAATTCGGATTTCGCGAATTCAAGCGGGACGGCGCGCGCATCGTGGTGAACGGGCGCGAAACACATTTGCGCGGCACACATCACGGCGGCGATTTTCCGCTCACCGGGTATCCGCCGACAGACATTGAATATTGGCGGAAACTCATTCGCACGTGCCAGGAGTGGGGCCAAAATCACATGCGATTTCATTCCTTCTGTCCCCCGAAGGCTGCGTTTGAGGCTGCGGATGAACTTGGTTTTTATCTGCAACCCGAGCCGGGAATGTGGAACACGATCGATCCCAACTCGCCCATGGAACGCATGCTCTACCTGGAAACGGAAAGAATGCTGAAGGCGTATGGAAATCATCCGTCCTTTGTCATGTTCGCTGCCAGCAACGAACCCAAGGGCCGCTGGAGGCAGGTCCTGCCGCAATGGGCGGCTCATTTTCGGACGAACGACGCACGCCGCCTCTACACGACAGGCACGGGGTTCACTGATGCCGACGCGCCAGGACCGATGGAGATGGTGGATTTTACGACCACCCAGCGCTTCGGGCCGCGCCAGGTGCGTCGCGAAAGCGGATGGTTTGGGCGCGATTATTCAGGCTCGCTGCGGGGCGTGAATGTGCCTGTCATCGTGCATGAAAACGGACAATGGTGCGCGTACCCGGATTTCCGCGTGATCGAGAAGTTCACGGGTTACATGCGGCCGGGCAACTTTGAAATCTTTCGCGATTCCGCCGCGGCAAACGGCGTGGTGGAAATGAACCGCCAATTTGCGCACGCATCAGGCCGTTTTCAGCTGGCGTGTTACAAGGAGGAGATTGAAGCCAACCTCCGCACTCGCGGACTCTCTGGTTTCCAATTGCTCGACCTGCATGATTACGTGGGGCAGGGCACGGCGCTGGTCGGCTTGCTGGATCCATTCTGGGAGCCCAAAGGATACGCCACTGCTCAGGAATTTCGACGGTTCTGCAGCGAAACAGTTCCGCTCGCCCGTTTGCACAAGCGCGTCTTCACAAGCGCGGAAAACTTGCAGGCCGAACTTGAACTCGCGCACTTCGGTGCCAACGCCTTGACGAACCAGGATGTGAACTGGAGCATTCGCGATCACACCGGCAAACCCGTGGCCTCGGGACGGCTCGATACGAAAACGTTCCCGATTGGCCGCAGCTTGCTAGGCCGAATTTCCGTTGGGCTATCCAACTTCCCCGCACCCGCTGCATACCAACTGTCGGTCACTCTGCCCGGTGCACGGACGCAAAACCACACAGTTGCCGATGCGGAGAATGGCTGGAATCTCTGGCTCTACCCCACACAGGATCACAATCCTGTTCCTCGCGATGTTCTCGCGACGTCGTCCTGGGCCGAGGCGGAAAAGAAGCTCGAGGCCGGTGGCAAGGTGCTGTTCCTGCCCCGCAACACCGACCTGGATTGGTCAAGCCCACCGCTCGATGACGTCCCCATTTTTTGGAATCGCCTGATGAATCCCGGCTGGAGCCGAATGCTGGGAATTTGGTGCAACACGAATCATCCCGCGCTCGCGCGATTTCCGACCGATTCGCATTGCGACTGGCAGTGGACGCAAATCATGCGCGGCGTTCGGCCCGTTAGTCTCGCAAAGCTTCCGCGCGACTTGAAACCGATCGTTCAAGCGATCGATGATTGGAATCGCAACTGGAAACTCGGCGCCATCTTTGAATGCAGGGTCGGTTCGGGCCGCTTGATGGTTTCCGCCTTCGATCTCACCCATGACCTTCCGAATCGTCCTGTCGCGCGGCAGTTGTGCCGTTCGTTGCTCGATTACATGGGGACCGATGAATTCAACCCCAAGGTGTCCGTGTCCGCTGCCGCCTTTCGCGGAACGTTGTTCAACACGCGAATCATGCGGCAGGTGGGCGCAAGCGCATCAGGCGCTGGGAATGTGAACCAGGCGATTGATGGCGATCCGAACACGGCATGGGTGATTGGCGGAACCGGGAGAAACGCTGCCACCAACCGGCATCCGCACACTCTGACAATCGAGTTCCCAGAAGTCGTCTCCATGGCCGGCTTCGTCATCATGCCCCGGCAAAACGATCGGGATCACCTTGGCGACGTCCGTGAATTCCGGCTGGAGACAAGCGACGATGGCCAGCAATGGACTGAGTTGCATCGTGGCGCATTGCCGTCCACGTGGGAACCGCATCGGATCGAGTGGGATCGTGCTGTGAGCGCGCGGCGTTTGAGGTTTGTGGCGGTGAGCGGATACGGGTCCGATCCCAGTGCTGCGCTGGGCGAATTTGCGATCCTGCGCGAGGGCGAACGGTTTGCAGACGATGCCGGCAACATGGAGTTCCGCCGTTCCCGGAGCACGAGCACGGACGTGGATGAAGGAAATTGA
- a CDS encoding PrsW family glutamic-type intramembrane protease encodes MTPETGTVNLLVVCVSGPDSGKRLAITSKPAVVGRAAACELASDDPDVAERHVTLHEEAGKPAFAAIAGCAVFLDGQSRQQGLLEPRQQLRVGRSLWQMESAPTAQFSTLIGDFGDRITDIAGVERIEGFRPAEMFSEALRKRTDEEMEQYFAVGTPSTTPPLAEVNTGWPKPWLFLKTFLLAATVYLGFLFIYRHFGNAIVLPGLLTFGAFVIPFSLLIFFFEINAVRNVPLYQLLKLMMLGGVLSVILSLFLFEWTRLDSWLGAMSAGLVEEAGKAAALLLVINKPKYRWTLNGMLFGAAVGTGFAAFESAGYAYLIGGEYGRSAMLSNITTRGILSIFGGHVLWTALVGAALWRVRGTRAFEWSMLTEPKFLRAYAVAAGLHMIWNSPLQLPLYIKYVILGFVIWIALVAFIQSGLRQIRTAQAEAASGDTTKTQIPQAALP; translated from the coding sequence ATGACACCCGAGACAGGAACCGTCAACCTGTTGGTTGTTTGTGTCTCCGGCCCCGATTCCGGAAAGAGGCTTGCCATCACGTCCAAACCCGCAGTCGTCGGCCGGGCCGCCGCATGTGAACTCGCCAGTGACGATCCCGATGTCGCCGAGCGGCATGTGACTCTTCACGAAGAAGCCGGCAAGCCCGCCTTTGCCGCGATCGCTGGATGCGCTGTTTTTCTGGATGGCCAATCCAGGCAGCAGGGATTGCTCGAACCGCGGCAGCAACTTCGCGTGGGGCGTTCGCTGTGGCAGATGGAATCGGCTCCCACCGCGCAATTCAGCACGTTGATTGGCGACTTCGGCGACCGCATCACGGATATCGCGGGCGTGGAACGCATTGAAGGTTTTCGTCCTGCCGAGATGTTTTCGGAGGCATTGCGCAAGCGCACGGATGAAGAGATGGAGCAATATTTTGCCGTGGGCACGCCTTCAACCACGCCTCCGCTGGCAGAGGTGAACACGGGCTGGCCAAAGCCCTGGCTGTTCCTGAAAACGTTCCTGCTCGCGGCAACCGTTTATCTGGGTTTTCTTTTCATCTACCGGCATTTCGGAAATGCCATCGTCCTTCCGGGACTCCTGACGTTTGGCGCATTCGTGATTCCATTTTCGCTGCTGATCTTCTTTTTCGAGATCAATGCCGTCCGCAACGTGCCCTTGTACCAGCTGCTGAAGCTCATGATGCTCGGTGGTGTGTTATCGGTCATCCTGTCGTTGTTTTTGTTCGAATGGACGCGCCTCGACAGCTGGTTGGGCGCCATGAGTGCGGGACTCGTCGAAGAAGCTGGCAAGGCCGCGGCGCTGCTGCTCGTGATCAACAAACCCAAATACCGCTGGACATTGAACGGGATGCTTTTTGGGGCTGCAGTCGGAACGGGATTTGCCGCGTTTGAATCGGCGGGCTATGCATACCTGATTGGAGGCGAATACGGCCGCAGCGCCATGCTGAGCAACATCACCACGCGAGGCATCCTGAGTATTTTCGGCGGTCACGTCCTCTGGACCGCGCTGGTCGGAGCGGCGCTCTGGCGCGTTCGCGGGACCCGCGCGTTCGAATGGTCGATGTTGACCGAGCCGAAGTTCCTGCGGGCATACGCCGTCGCTGCCGGGCTGCACATGATCTGGAACTCTCCTCTTCAACTGCCACTCTATATCAAATACGTCATTCTCGGGTTTGTGATCTGGATCGCTCTTGTCGCATTCATTCAAAGTGGATTGCGCCAGATACGCACAGCGCAAGCCGAAGCTGCCAGCGGCGACACAACAAAAACCCAGATTCCCCAGGCCGCATTGCCCTAG
- a CDS encoding TIM-barrel domain-containing protein, with the protein MKNLFVSVVLILLLTPGSRLHAAEDTSGSGFVLQSQSLATGAGTIAIDQLFFETENGRVEIPIQLGELRRGANRRVKTSDGREVRLTVDRQRDAFMIELNARPSGGILKWGLSIAADPAEYFTGLMERVVDGPQAASWAPGIKEAMDLRGQKIDMILKPTTSVYAPYYISSRGYATFVQGSWPGRYDFCASDSKRVKLTWEGPSFAMKVYTAKTPAELVKAHALDAGPPFLPPKWMFTAWRWRDEHVHRDQYYDGTPVTGPFNSEIMEDVLLMEAYGIPCGVYWVDRPWGPGRLGYDDFEIDEKRLPNFERQVKWLEGRNTKSMLWIGPFFQGDMETNALKLGYNLAGQRPHRNNYPMVDFTNPRAKKYWQEGVANLLEMGVAGFKLDRAEEDIPESGPFKVFDGRSIRENRNAYPAMYVKATYEIAKKHRGGNDFLCMPRAAYTGSSRYGVFWGGDVGGTQEGLRASIIAMQRSAVMGYPNWGADTCGYNQQLMETEVCGRWLAFSCFNPIMEVGPTRNRAFWNFHNPPRYDAELIAIWRLYARLHTRLIDYGYAAAKEATKTGMPIVRPLFLVDPQAPEAWANWWTFQYGPDILVSAIWQKGQRAVEVYLPAGQKWQDAWNPGKAYDGGQTITVPAELHQIPIFTRAGSKVDLGDLHQEWRDAEAVASTRPDLKKLDAQLRAWYERTYSQSN; encoded by the coding sequence ATGAAAAATCTGTTTGTTTCTGTCGTTCTCATCCTGTTGCTCACGCCGGGTTCGCGTCTCCATGCAGCCGAAGACACCAGCGGCTCGGGCTTCGTCCTCCAATCTCAATCGCTCGCCACCGGGGCGGGCACGATTGCCATCGACCAGTTGTTCTTCGAGACAGAGAACGGCCGCGTTGAAATACCAATTCAACTTGGCGAACTGCGGCGTGGCGCCAATCGCCGCGTGAAGACTTCGGACGGCCGCGAGGTGCGACTCACCGTTGATCGCCAGCGTGACGCATTCATGATCGAGTTGAATGCCCGGCCGAGTGGAGGGATTCTGAAGTGGGGTCTTTCGATTGCCGCCGATCCGGCAGAATACTTCACGGGCCTGATGGAACGGGTTGTCGATGGTCCGCAGGCGGCGTCGTGGGCGCCCGGAATCAAGGAAGCAATGGACCTTCGCGGGCAGAAGATCGACATGATTCTCAAGCCGACCACTTCGGTCTATGCGCCGTATTACATCTCGTCGCGCGGCTACGCGACATTCGTGCAGGGCAGCTGGCCAGGGCGTTACGACTTCTGCGCCTCAGACAGCAAACGCGTGAAGCTCACATGGGAAGGGCCGTCATTTGCTATGAAAGTTTACACAGCGAAGACGCCAGCCGAACTGGTCAAGGCCCACGCGCTGGACGCCGGGCCGCCGTTTCTTCCGCCAAAGTGGATGTTCACGGCCTGGCGCTGGCGCGATGAGCATGTGCACCGCGACCAATATTACGATGGCACGCCCGTCACGGGTCCCTTTAATTCTGAAATCATGGAGGACGTGCTGCTCATGGAAGCTTATGGGATCCCTTGCGGCGTGTATTGGGTCGATCGTCCCTGGGGGCCCGGGCGGCTCGGTTACGACGATTTCGAAATTGATGAAAAGCGGTTGCCGAACTTTGAACGCCAGGTGAAATGGCTCGAAGGCAGGAACACGAAATCAATGCTCTGGATCGGGCCGTTTTTCCAGGGCGACATGGAAACCAACGCGCTCAAGCTTGGCTATAACCTCGCAGGCCAGCGGCCGCATCGGAACAATTACCCGATGGTCGATTTCACAAATCCACGCGCTAAGAAATACTGGCAGGAGGGCGTGGCGAACCTGCTCGAGATGGGAGTTGCCGGATTTAAATTGGACCGGGCTGAGGAAGACATTCCGGAATCGGGACCATTCAAGGTCTTTGATGGACGATCGATTCGTGAAAATCGGAATGCGTATCCCGCGATGTATGTGAAGGCCACGTACGAAATCGCGAAGAAACATCGAGGTGGCAACGATTTCCTTTGCATGCCGCGAGCGGCTTACACGGGAAGTTCGCGATACGGTGTGTTCTGGGGCGGCGATGTCGGCGGAACGCAGGAAGGGTTGCGGGCTTCGATCATCGCAATGCAACGCTCTGCCGTCATGGGATATCCGAATTGGGGCGCCGACACATGCGGATACAATCAGCAGTTGATGGAGACCGAGGTGTGCGGCCGCTGGCTTGCGTTCAGCTGTTTCAATCCGATCATGGAAGTTGGCCCGACCCGCAATCGCGCCTTTTGGAACTTTCACAATCCTCCGCGTTACGACGCCGAGCTTATCGCAATCTGGCGTCTGTATGCGCGCCTGCATACGCGCCTGATCGACTACGGATATGCCGCGGCGAAGGAAGCCACGAAAACCGGAATGCCAATTGTCCGCCCCTTGTTTCTCGTGGATCCGCAGGCGCCGGAGGCGTGGGCCAATTGGTGGACCTTTCAATACGGCCCCGACATCCTTGTGTCCGCAATCTGGCAAAAAGGACAGCGTGCAGTGGAGGTTTACCTGCCTGCCGGACAGAAATGGCAGGACGCGTGGAACCCCGGCAAAGCTTACGATGGCGGGCAAACGATTACGGTGCCGGCTGAATTGCATCAGATTCCGATCTTCACCCGTGCTGGGTCAAAAGTGGATCTGGGCGACCTGCATCAAGAATGGCGCGATGCTGAGGCGGTTGCCAGCACGCGCCCTGACCTGAAGAAATTGGATGCCCAATTGCGCGCGTGGTACGAACGCACATATTCCCAGTCGAATTGA
- a CDS encoding DUF2007 domain-containing protein: MSLVTITRLFNPSDAQLVRSRLEAAGFHAIVMGELSALTTGGYSQATGGIQVQVPESEAAEAEEFLEAPDVPASE; encoded by the coding sequence ATGTCACTCGTCACCATTACCCGATTGTTCAATCCCAGCGATGCCCAACTCGTTCGCAGCCGCCTCGAAGCTGCGGGCTTCCATGCGATCGTCATGGGCGAGCTTTCTGCTTTGACGACCGGAGGGTATTCCCAGGCAACAGGAGGCATTCAGGTGCAGGTTCCTGAATCCGAAGCGGCGGAGGCGGAGGAGTTTCTCGAGGCGCCTGATGTTCCGGCAAGCGAATGA